In a single window of the Chloroflexota bacterium genome:
- a CDS encoding CDP-diacylglycerol O-phosphatidyltransferase produces MPMRTLLAWLVHLYTALGAPLGVWAIFAAIDGDFRLAWFLIGVTVFIDSTDGVMARAVRVWEAIPYVDGRRLDDVVDYFGWVVAPVILLVQADLLPAWAAAFPLLASGYGFAQTQAKTDDDYFLGFPSYWSLIGFYLYVFQSPPAFNAALLFLLSVLVFVPIRFPYPTKTRPLRPVTLACGFTWGAMMLAILALLPDPPMWIAWSSLIFVAYYLILTAALYPYRRRQAARALSPS; encoded by the coding sequence ATGCCGATGCGGACGTTGCTGGCCTGGCTGGTTCATCTGTACACCGCGTTGGGCGCACCGCTCGGCGTCTGGGCCATCTTCGCCGCGATTGACGGCGACTTTCGCCTTGCGTGGTTCCTGATCGGTGTGACGGTGTTCATCGACTCGACGGACGGGGTGATGGCCCGCGCGGTCCGGGTCTGGGAGGCGATCCCCTATGTGGATGGACGCCGCCTTGACGACGTGGTGGACTACTTCGGGTGGGTTGTCGCGCCCGTCATCCTGCTGGTGCAGGCCGACCTGCTGCCGGCCTGGGCTGCGGCCTTCCCGCTGCTGGCCAGCGGCTACGGCTTCGCGCAGACCCAGGCCAAGACCGACGACGACTACTTTCTCGGCTTCCCCTCGTACTGGAGCCTCATCGGGTTCTACCTGTACGTCTTCCAGTCGCCGCCGGCGTTCAACGCTGCCCTGCTCTTCCTGCTGAGCGTGCTGGTCTTCGTGCCGATCCGCTTTCCGTACCCCACCAAGACCAGGCCCCTGCGCCCGGTCACGCTGGCCTGCGGCTTCACCTGGGGCGCGATGATGCTGGCGATCCTGGCGCTGCTGCCTGACCCACCGATGTGGATCGCCTGGAGCAGCCTGATCTTCGTGGCGTACTACCTGATCCTGACGGCGGCGCTGTACCCGTACCGCCGCCGTCAGGCCGCCCGCGCCCTCAGCCCATCTTGA